The Reinekea forsetii genome contains the following window.
CATGGGCAGTTACGATCGCTTCAAGCAGATGTTCGACAAGTATTCTAAAGAGGCGGGTAAAAAGCAGTATCTGATTCCTTACTTTATTGCTGCCCACCCGGGCTGCGAAGATGAAGATATGGTGAATCTGGCGCTCTGGCTCAAGAACCAGGATATGAAGGTTGATCAGGTGCAAACCTTTTACCCATCGCCGATGAGTCTGGGCACGGCGATGTACTTTTCCGGCAAAAACCCGTTGAAGAAGGTCACCTACAAGAGCCCACGGGTGAATGTAGTGAAGAAAATCGAGGAGCGTCAGCTCCAGAAAGCCCTGTTGCGCTACCACGATAAGTCGGGCTGGCATTTGATTCGCGACGCCCTGCAGCGCATGGGTCTGGCTCGTCTGATCGGCGATGGCGATCATTGTCTGGTGCCGGCGGAAGAGAAGCAAAGTGTTAAGCGTCAACCCTATAAGGGTGTGCCAAAGGCCAAGCTGGCGACGAAGCCGGGCCGATCGGGTGGTCGACCCGCGCCCAAGGTGAAGACCATCCTGCCGAAGAAACAACGCAAAAAATAAGCCTAGCCTAAGCCCGCGGTCGCCCGACGCTTCCCGCTGTTAGGCGGGCCGTTAGGTGTCATTTAGCGCACAAAAAAAAGCCGGCATTTGCCGGTTTTTTTGTTTTCGGGCGGCTCAGCCTAGAGGTTGGCGAGCACCTTCTGCACACTTTCCTTGGCATCGCCAAACAACATGGCCGAGTTCTCTTTGAAAAAGAGTGGATTTTGCACGCCGGCGTAGCCAGAGGCCATGGATCGTTTCAAGACAATGCATTTTTTCGCCTTCCAAACTTCCAACACCGGCATACCGGCGATCGGCGAGTTGGGCTTTTCAATGGCATCGGGATTAACGATGTCGTTGGCGCCGATGACCATAACCACATCGGTACTGGGCAAGTCAGGATTGATCTCATCCATTTCCAGTACCAGGTCATAGGGCACATTGGCTTCGGCCAATAACACGTTCATATGGCCCGGCAAGCGACCGGCGACCGGATGGATGGCAAAACGCACCGTTTTGCCTTGCTTGCGCAGGCGTTCGGTCATCTCCGCGACGGCCTGTTGGGCGGCGGCGACGGCCATGCCGAAACCGGGCGTAATTACGATGGTGTCGGCGTCCTTAAGCCATTCTGCGGCCTCTTCATGGCTCACCGTATTGGCTTCACCGTATTCTTCATCGGCGATTATCTCACCGCCGCCATTGCCGAAGCCGCCGAGGATCACGCTGATAAAGGAGCGATTCATCGCCTTGCACATGATGTAGCTGAGGATCGCGCCCGACGAGCCCACCAAGGCACCGGTAATGATCAGCAGATCGTTGCCGAGCATAAAGCCGGTGGCGGCAGCCGCCCAGCCAGAATAGCTGTTGAGCATCGAGACCACCACGGGCATATCCGCGCCGCCGATCGCCGCGACCAGATGGATACCCATCAGGCCGGCAATCAGGGTCATGGCCAACAATATCGGAATAGCGTTGACGCTGTGTGCGTCGCGCACAAAGATAATCATTAAGACAATCGAGGCGATTAAGGCAATGGCGTTGAGACCATGGCGGAATGGCAACATCAACGGCTTGCCCGAGAGGGTGCCCTGCAGTTTACCCCAGGCGACCCAGGAACCGGTGAGGGTGATGGCGCCAATAAAGATTCCCAGGAAGATTTCGGTGTTGTGGATAACGGCTTCGGCGCCGACATGCATGGAGCGCGGATCGAGCACGCCGCCCCAGCCAATCAGCACGGCGGCCAGGCCGACAAAGCTATGCAGCATAGCAACCAGCTGCGGCATGCCGGTCATCTCGACGCGCATTGCCAGCCACAGCCCGATCGCGGTGCCAATCAGCATGGCCGGAACCAGCAGGGTGTAGACCGTGACATCGGGCGAAGCAATGGTCGCCAGGACGG
Protein-coding sequences here:
- the pntB gene encoding Re/Si-specific NAD(P)(+) transhydrogenase subunit beta — translated: MTGLYSMAYLLAGIFFILSLNGLSSQETARRGNVYGMTGMAIAVLATIASPDVTVYTLLVPAMLIGTAIGLWLAMRVEMTGMPQLVAMLHSFVGLAAVLIGWGGVLDPRSMHVGAEAVIHNTEIFLGIFIGAITLTGSWVAWGKLQGTLSGKPLMLPFRHGLNAIALIASIVLMIIFVRDAHSVNAIPILLAMTLIAGLMGIHLVAAIGGADMPVVVSMLNSYSGWAAAATGFMLGNDLLIITGALVGSSGAILSYIMCKAMNRSFISVILGGFGNGGGEIIADEEYGEANTVSHEEAAEWLKDADTIVITPGFGMAVAAAQQAVAEMTERLRKQGKTVRFAIHPVAGRLPGHMNVLLAEANVPYDLVLEMDEINPDLPSTDVVMVIGANDIVNPDAIEKPNSPIAGMPVLEVWKAKKCIVLKRSMASGYAGVQNPLFFKENSAMLFGDAKESVQKVLANL